A region of Burkholderiales bacterium JOSHI_001 DNA encodes the following proteins:
- a CDS encoding ABC-type Fe3+ transport system, permease component (PFAM: Binding-protein-dependent transport system inner membrane component), translated as MKSASTLSAEAIAVATAPAPGPVGRALPHASSDGWRAAFAGLLAACALGPAVYLLAAALPVLSSGGWLAHFAGTTLPHQAQLSLWVALEAAVVAFAAGAVPAVLVSRYTFRGRTLVTALALLPLLFAPFVTAGIWTVGFSWAFLDSRHALAIQHGLSCSAYVFVIFRIATARMPTSFAELAAALGHGRWQRLLRVHLPAYAVPAAASLMIVFAQAVGDYAAAERLGIDTLSVGMHNLWLASQSSQVAAIVSVVLIVPSVLLVAVAAWASTALISRNPLAPAAAAAARKPLSGPAAAALLGWSLLCSLPAFWIPQALVLRWAWLKWDRTRFAAIPGDMLQAALTSGATALLVGGLCAATVVLLRSGGQSRWAERAPWLFLANYFLPSLVLALAFVMMSADGTVLATALGSARDSRLLVVVAEALRYAPFALLPVLDALRRTPPAMIDTARAFGASPLRARWVAFSGHVGPAMLLGCALVFMESVKELDLSLTLQAFGYSSPALKIYAFSRHQNMDRAAVWVLISQLLMLPPLALLWWRMRRQGGTQHV; from the coding sequence TGGCGACCGCGCCCGCGCCCGGCCCGGTGGGCCGGGCCTTGCCGCATGCTTCGTCCGATGGCTGGCGCGCCGCGTTCGCCGGCCTGCTGGCCGCTTGCGCGCTGGGCCCGGCGGTCTACCTGCTGGCCGCGGCGCTGCCGGTGCTGTCCAGCGGCGGCTGGCTGGCCCATTTCGCGGGCACCACCTTGCCCCACCAGGCCCAGTTGAGCCTGTGGGTGGCGCTGGAAGCCGCGGTGGTGGCCTTCGCCGCCGGTGCGGTGCCGGCGGTGCTGGTGTCGCGCTACACCTTCCGCGGGCGCACGCTGGTCACCGCGCTGGCGCTGCTGCCCCTGCTGTTCGCCCCCTTTGTCACCGCCGGCATCTGGACCGTGGGCTTTTCCTGGGCCTTCCTGGACAGCCGCCACGCGCTGGCCATCCAGCATGGCCTGAGCTGTTCGGCCTATGTCTTCGTCATCTTTCGCATCGCCACCGCCCGCATGCCCACGTCCTTTGCCGAACTGGCCGCGGCGCTGGGCCATGGCCGCTGGCAGCGCTTGTTGCGCGTGCACCTGCCGGCCTATGCGGTGCCGGCCGCCGCCAGCCTGATGATCGTGTTCGCGCAGGCGGTGGGTGATTACGCCGCCGCCGAACGGCTGGGCATCGACACCCTCAGCGTGGGCATGCACAACCTGTGGCTGGCCAGCCAGAGTTCGCAGGTGGCGGCCATCGTGTCGGTGGTGCTGATCGTGCCGTCGGTGCTGTTGGTGGCGGTGGCGGCCTGGGCCAGCACCGCGCTCATCAGCCGCAACCCGCTGGCGCCCGCCGCAGCCGCGGCTGCACGCAAGCCCCTGTCCGGGCCGGCCGCGGCGGCGCTGCTGGGCTGGAGCCTGCTGTGCTCCTTGCCCGCCTTCTGGATCCCCCAGGCGCTGGTGCTGCGCTGGGCCTGGCTGAAGTGGGACCGCACCCGCTTTGCGGCCATCCCAGGCGACATGCTGCAGGCCGCGCTGACCTCCGGGGCCACGGCGCTGCTGGTGGGCGGGCTGTGTGCGGCCACCGTGGTGCTGCTGCGATCGGGCGGGCAGTCGCGCTGGGCCGAGCGGGCGCCCTGGCTGTTCCTCGCCAACTACTTCCTGCCCTCGCTGGTGCTGGCCCTGGCCTTCGTGATGATGAGCGCCGACGGCACCGTGCTGGCGACCGCGCTGGGCAGCGCGCGCGACAGCCGCTTGCTGGTGGTGGTGGCCGAAGCGCTGCGCTACGCGCCTTTTGCGCTGCTGCCGGTGCTGGACGCGCTGCGCCGCACGCCGCCGGCGATGATCGACACCGCCCGGGCCTTCGGTGCCAGCCCCCTGCGTGCGCGCTGGGTGGCCTTCTCGGGCCATGTGGGGCCGGCGATGCTGCTGGGCTGCGCGCTGGTGTTCATGGAATCGGTGAAGGAGTTGGACTTGAGCCTCACGCTGCAGGCCTTCGGCTATTCGTCACCGGCGCTGAAAATCTACGCCTTCTCGCGCCACCAGAACATGGACCGCGCGGCGGTGTGGGTGCTGATCAGCCAGTTGCTGATGTTGCCGCCGCTGGCACTGCTGTGGTGGCGCATGCGCCGCCAGGGGGGCACGCAGCATGTCTGA
- a CDS encoding ABC-type spermidine/putrescine transport system, ATPase component (PFAM: ABC transporter), which produces MSEPMGAAGNAPVLSVRGLSRVLAGRAVVAELDFDMAAGEVLAVLGPSGSGKTSLLRMVAGLDAPSAGSIRLFGQEVSAPGRVLVPPERRALGLAFQDATLFPHLDAVGNAAFGIHAPDKATREQRSRQALADMGLQDMDGRDVGTLSGGEAQRVSLARALAAQARLLLLDEPFANVDRLTRADLVQRLKARLAHVEGAIVITHDPADAAELGARVLLMRAGRLVADGSPQALAAGEAGDWARHFMQTGR; this is translated from the coding sequence ATGTCTGAACCCATGGGCGCCGCGGGAAACGCGCCGGTGTTGTCGGTGCGCGGGCTGTCCCGGGTCCTTGCCGGCCGGGCGGTGGTGGCCGAACTGGACTTTGACATGGCCGCGGGCGAGGTGCTGGCCGTGCTGGGGCCTTCGGGCAGCGGCAAGACCTCGCTGCTGCGCATGGTGGCCGGCCTGGATGCCCCCAGCGCCGGCAGCATCCGGCTGTTCGGGCAGGAGGTGTCGGCCCCTGGGCGGGTGCTGGTGCCGCCGGAGCGGCGTGCGCTGGGCCTGGCGTTCCAGGACGCTACCTTGTTTCCGCACCTGGACGCGGTGGGCAACGCCGCCTTCGGCATCCACGCCCCCGACAAGGCCACGCGCGAGCAGCGCTCGCGCCAGGCACTGGCCGACATGGGCCTGCAGGACATGGACGGGCGCGACGTGGGCACCCTGTCCGGGGGCGAAGCGCAGCGCGTCTCGCTGGCGCGCGCCTTGGCGGCCCAGGCCCGCCTGCTGCTGCTGGACGAACCCTTTGCCAATGTGGACCGCCTGACCCGGGCCGACCTGGTGCAGCGCCTGAAGGCCCGCCTGGCCCACGTGGAAGGGGCCATCGTCATCACCCACGACCCCGCCGATGCGGCCGAACTGGGTGCGCGCGTGCTGCTGATGCGCGCGGGCCGCCTGGTGGCCGACGGCAGCCCCCAGGCCCTGGCCGCCGGCGAGGCCGGCGACTGGGCCCGCCACTTCATGCAGACCGGCCGTTGA